CAAGTAGGGAGTCGAAGGCTGGCCTTATACTCAGTTGTTGAGTAAAACAACACGACTAGGATCACCTGCCTTAAAAACTAATAAGAAGTTTAATAGTTGCTATTATAATTAAGCCTCTATTTAATCCTCAGTTGAAGGCTCACAGGGACATAACTTATGCCAGAGACAAATAACAATTGTCAACAATTGACATCCCCAGTTATCCCTTTAGGAGACAGTTAACGgtctgtgtcacgtgctggTTATTACATAGATAATGGGACGACAACTCGGGTCTCCAATGTTTTGGGTTAGCAGGGTAAAACACAAAAGCTAGCAATAATCAGAGGGTAGCAATGTCTGTCCCATCTTCAAGCTTCGGGTTTCCATACACAAATTCTTACTGGTGACagtttttgaaactttaaaatgtGAAGCCGAGGTTGGGTGTGTTTTCATGTTCGTGGGTAGGATGGACTGCAGAACACACCTTCTTGAGTTTTTTTCCATCGTGACagaattatttgtaaatgtacagCTTGATAAAAGACAATGATGTTGCCGGCGAGAAGCTCACGAGACCTCATTGAAAACAGTTGCATACTCAGGATCAAAGAATTACGAAAATAAAAGTCCGAACGTATTGGTGGGAGGAACAGGCAGCTCCCGGCAATGCCCCTGGAAACAAATACTCATATGCTTTTCCCAGTAGTCACGAGAAtcgagttttttaaaaaagaaagaaaggagaggaggaggaaaaaagaggaaaaggaagaacaacagagaaaaagaaagaataaaataaagaaaaaatgataaaaagagaCATCTATACAAAGAGTAAGAGCTTCCtcttttaattatcatttatccTCAGCTGGCCCTTTCTTTCTCTAgtgtaaaataaagaagaaagaaaaatatacacagtTTAGAACTTTATTCATGCAATATACTTTCGTGTGACATGTAAGCAATCTTTTATGTctaacagttttcttttgtttcttggtCTTGCTGTTAAGACTTCTTATAGTTACTGGACAGTGACATCAACTTTTACTAGTTTTGGTACATTTGATGATGTTCAATAGTCCACGAACaaagttacaaacattttctataaaTACCAGTCTTCGTATTTATTATACCTATCTGGAACAATTTGGGGAAAGGTTGATTACATTCTGGCTTTTGTTGCCAAAGtctagtgggggggggggggttacaAGCCAAGGGCTGTTCTTGATGAGATAAAGACATCAGCTTTTATTCTTAGTGTTTTGGGCAGTTGCTGGTTTCTTAACAGTGGGAGGAACTGGAGATACAGTCACACGAAACTGTCGTTGTCAATGTTTCTTAGAGTTGGAACTTGCTGGTTTGGtagcattgttgttgtttgacaCTGGAGTCTTGACTTCCGGTGCAGCGCCCTTCTCTTGTTTTCCGCGGCCTTTCTCGTtcagctttttttgttgtttattgttacctttgctattatttggtttgttggttgaagtgggtttctttttgtcacctttgttattgtttggtttgttggttgtattgggtttctttttgtcatttttgctaTTGCTTGGCTTTTTTACTTGAGCTGGTGGTTTCTTCATCTTTACCATTGCTTGGATTGTTGACTTGAGCTGGTTGTTTCTTGTCATCTTTACTGTTGCTTGGTTGGTTGACTTGAGCTGGTTGTTTCTTGTCATCTTTACTGTTGCTTGGTTGGTTGACTTGAGCTGGTTGTTTCTTGTCATCTTTACTGTTGCTTGGTTGGCTGACTTGAGCTGGTTGTTTCTTGTCATCTTTACTGTTGCTTGGCTTGTTGACCTCACCAAGGTGTTTACCCTCATCACTTGGGCGTCTTCTGTCATCTTTGTGATGGTTAAAACTTTGGGGCGGCTCTCggttctttttgtcttttgttccaCGTTCTCGTTCGTCTTCTTCATCTTGGCGCCTTCTATCTCCTTTAGAAGCCTAGAAGAACATAAGAACACCCAACCACGCACGCatgggtgcacacacacacacacacacacacggagaatTGCAAAAAGAATATATTAACTTGAATATtccaataaaaaaatcaaagaacaagttacctttgttattttttatcgTTGTGGGTTTCTTAAAAGATTCTTTTAGCGACCAAAGCAGAAACAAATATGAATTGCAAACTGGAGCAAGATACAGCAAAGAAAGGGAGATACACCCGTTAAGCGTCAGACTAAACATACTAAAGAAATACTattctttttcaatttattgTGAATGccaaataattatttcacacGGAGTTTAGTAGAAGATGCTATGTGCTTTCTTCAAGAAATAGTTATTTTAGTTCAcaaaagttttgcatttttaattttcttcgtATCTCGTTCTCTTCACCCCGccctcacacacattcacattctctttcttttaaattttagtcttttttgtaCCATTCTCTTGGTTTTTAAggtaaaataccatttttttcagaataatgtGTTCCTGCTGATCAAGCGTTCGTCATtctattaaagaaaacatttactgaTTTACTACATTTACTAGTTTGGTTCCGAGTTTTGCACTGAAGATagaataatgataattatgaaAGAAACTAGTAATGGATAACCGCTTTTAAAAGTTCCTTACCcattgtaaaaaacaaaaacaaacaaacaataaataactaAATGCGGCAATGTAACTCACCATCACAAAGGCCACGCAAACAGCGACAAGAAGCAAGAGAAAAGTCAGCTTCATCTTGGGACCTGTGAGATCTTGTACGACACCTGGTCAGGTAGCAGGACTTTCAACTAGTGGTCGGTAAGAGGTTGAAAAGTTCGAGTAATAACTGTGTGACTGTGGCCATCTTTTATAGTCGATTGTTCGTGTCTCAGCCCCTATCCCCCTTAGCACCACCTTCTTGTCATCGAATCGCAGttgtggtcacatgacagtCATTTACCCAAACGCTCCTAATTGCACCTTTTCGTGTGAGAGGTGAAGTTTTTGAATTGTTTCTCACCTTATTTTCGGTTGAGAACAGAGGTCATTCGAGGCGATCAGGTAGAACTGGCATCGGTTTCACAAGCAAGTAAAGACATGTTCTTCGGGGTATGACGAAGTAAGAGCTCACACTTGTTATTTTTACGATGCTGGACTCAACAATTAACTCTTGTAATTCGTAGACGCACATCTCTTTTCTCGTCGTGTGTCTTTTTAAGTAGAAGTTTATTTAGACACAAACAGTCGTTTTTGTGCTGCACACTTCGTGAGAGACAGCGGCCCTGGAAAACAATACTTAACAATAGCTTCATTGTTTCTTCTAGACAGTTCACACCCTTGGTGGTGACTTCGTTTGACGACAGCATGTTAACTATACtagtcaccagaacaacaataTATTATCTATCTCCGCCATTTGCAACGAGAtgaaaaactaaactaaacgtAAATGTCCTTTTTTACCAGGTATGTCTTGGTGAGCAAGAGAAAGCAGCCAGAAGAAAGTCAAATAAAAGATTTCAGGATTTCTAATTTTCagacatcaaaataacaaagaaacataatcAAAGCCTCATCACTTTGTTTCcttgtaaacagtaaacaatgccacaaaaatacaaattaatattCCTTAAACATGGCCTCCTTTATCTCGAAATACTTTCTTCATCACCATTCATCTTTTCCATCCTAGAAACGTTCGGTGGGTTCGAAATTGTGTGGCAAGGGACATAAGCGTGTCTTTCTAATCTTGCAAGGGAAACTATTGCACC
The sequence above is a segment of the Pomacea canaliculata isolate SZHN2017 linkage group LG6, ASM307304v1, whole genome shotgun sequence genome. Coding sequences within it:
- the LOC112566370 gene encoding S-antigen protein-like isoform X1 gives rise to the protein MKLTFLLLLVAVCVAFVMASKGDRRRQDEEDERERGTKDKKNREPPQSFNHHKDDRRRPSDEGKHLGEVNKPSNSKDDKKQPAQVSQPSNSKDDKKQPAQVNQPSNSKDDKKQPAQVNQPSNSKDDKKQPAQVNNPSNGKDEETTSSSKKAKQ
- the LOC112566370 gene encoding S-antigen protein-like isoform X2 → MKLTFLLLLVAVCVAFVMASKGDRRRQDEEDERERGTKDKKNREPPQSFNHHKDDRRRPSDEGKHLGEVNKPSNSKDDKKQPAQVSQPSNSKDDKKQPAQVNQPSNSKDDKKQPAQVNNPSNGKDEETTSSSKKAKQ